From Alienimonas californiensis, a single genomic window includes:
- a CDS encoding 4-hydroxybenzoate octaprenyltransferase: MTTAPPPPVLRPDAPPARRATVADWLGLIRFSHTVFALPFALMAALLAWRATDAGPTKIGWDLLGVTLCMATARAAAMAFNRLVDRRIDAANPRTASRHLPAGIVSPTSAALFTLICSVGFVASTLLFLPNRWPLYLSLPVLAWLLGYSLAKRWTWLCHWWLSAALALAPIAAWLAIAGDAFWQTGTPALWLAAVVLLWVGGFDILYSCQDADFDCEAGLNSVPARFGVPTALKIAAAGHLLCGLCLFGLWFSADLGGVFLAGVIGVCGLLIYEHALVKPHDLSRVGAAFFTVNAIISLGLLAVLGADLAATRFVG, from the coding sequence ATGACGACCGCCCCGCCCCCGCCCGTTCTCCGACCGGACGCCCCGCCCGCCCGTCGGGCGACGGTGGCGGATTGGTTGGGGCTGATCCGGTTCAGTCATACGGTGTTCGCCCTGCCGTTCGCGTTGATGGCGGCGCTGCTGGCCTGGCGGGCGACCGACGCCGGGCCGACGAAGATCGGCTGGGACCTGCTGGGCGTGACGCTCTGCATGGCGACGGCCCGGGCCGCGGCGATGGCCTTCAACCGGCTGGTCGACCGCCGGATCGACGCCGCCAACCCCCGCACCGCGTCGCGGCATCTGCCCGCGGGGATCGTCTCGCCGACGTCCGCGGCGCTGTTCACCCTGATCTGCTCCGTGGGGTTCGTCGCGTCGACGCTGCTGTTCCTGCCGAACCGTTGGCCGCTGTATTTATCGCTCCCCGTGCTGGCCTGGCTGCTGGGCTACAGTTTGGCGAAGCGGTGGACGTGGCTGTGCCACTGGTGGCTCAGCGCCGCGTTGGCCCTCGCCCCGATCGCCGCCTGGCTGGCGATCGCCGGCGACGCCTTCTGGCAGACCGGAACGCCGGCGCTCTGGCTGGCGGCGGTCGTGCTGCTGTGGGTCGGCGGGTTCGACATCCTGTATAGCTGTCAGGACGCCGACTTCGATTGCGAAGCCGGTTTGAACAGCGTCCCGGCCCGGTTCGGCGTGCCGACGGCCCTGAAGATCGCCGCCGCCGGCCACCTGCTGTGCGGCCTGTGCCTGTTCGGCCTGTGGTTCTCCGCCGACTTGGGCGGGGTCTTCCTGGCCGGCGTGATCGGCGTCTGCGGGCTGCTGATCTACGAGCACGCCCTGGTCAAACCGCACGACCTGAGCCGGGTGGGCGCCGCGTTCTTCACGGTGAACGCGATCATCTCCCTGGGCCTGTTGGCGGTGTTGGGGGCGGATTTGGCGGCGACGCGGTTCGTCGGGTGA
- a CDS encoding DNA gyrase/topoisomerase IV subunit A, protein MAASSPSSNGSADGAPKKKRRRKKGVRPEGRPEVRYVSLAEETRRRYLNYALSVIGSRALPDARDGLKPVQRRILYVMGRELNLAPGTKTVKCARIVGDTIGKYHPHGDTAAYDTLVRLAQDHAMRVPLVEGQGNFGSVLGLPAAAARYTEARLTAPAMSLMAELGKNTVPTRPTYDAERTEPVVFPAAFPHLLVNGATGIAVGMATNIPPHNLREVVNSACHLIDDPDATVAALMQKGVKGPDFPLGGRIVSDRTDIRTAYEEGRGSIKVRAMWDFDPEDDQQKGRRKAQPARLVIDSLPHGVTSGAVIGELKALAESRKLPQMLEADDETDRAHGLRIVVTVRGKEDAEAVMAYLYKHTALEQNFAVNLTALVPDDTFAASEDYNAEALQGLGVKEAGDDDPAETALIDGGADVPLVPRRLDLKQLLRVFLDFRLQTVTRRLKHDLRALRRRIHLLEGYEILFSGIDRALRLIRESNGKADAREKLMDAFPLDERQTNSILEMMLYKISRLEIDTILGELAEKRAEADRLVKLLSDKSALWALIRTELKEIGDRFGDRRRTTLGGSEEVEEFDPTAYIVREDTNVVLTRDGWIKRLGTINAVDALRTREGDETLCVLGASTLDAIVFFAEDGTAYTLPVEQIPASTGYGEPLGKHVKLDDGVKIVAAISTDQRFTPLDFEVEGTPSLAPHLFVATEQGQVSRVGLSSFRDVSTRGGRKFLRLTGDDRVIHVERVDGAESVFLATKKARVLHFKVDSVPVLAGPGKGVKGIDLEKSDAVLGAQLCRRPSDVLHVLNVNEKELPFGQMKYTPTGRGGKGVKTSQRTGFKQVLHEGPDLVDWAAAK, encoded by the coding sequence GTGGCCGCGTCCTCTCCCAGTTCCAACGGGTCCGCCGACGGCGCCCCCAAGAAGAAACGGCGGCGCAAGAAGGGCGTGCGGCCCGAGGGACGCCCCGAGGTGCGCTACGTCTCCCTCGCCGAGGAGACCCGCCGGCGGTACCTCAATTACGCCCTCTCCGTCATCGGCAGCCGGGCCCTGCCGGACGCCCGGGACGGGCTCAAGCCGGTCCAGCGCCGCATCCTGTACGTGATGGGCCGCGAGCTGAACCTCGCTCCCGGCACGAAAACGGTGAAGTGCGCCCGCATCGTCGGCGACACCATCGGCAAGTACCACCCCCACGGCGACACCGCCGCCTACGACACCCTTGTCCGCCTCGCCCAGGACCACGCGATGCGGGTCCCGCTGGTGGAGGGTCAGGGGAACTTCGGCAGCGTGCTGGGCCTGCCCGCCGCCGCCGCCCGGTACACGGAGGCCCGCCTCACCGCCCCGGCGATGTCGCTGATGGCGGAACTCGGCAAGAACACCGTTCCCACCCGGCCCACCTACGACGCCGAACGCACCGAGCCGGTCGTCTTCCCCGCCGCTTTCCCCCACCTGCTGGTCAACGGGGCGACCGGCATCGCGGTCGGCATGGCCACCAACATCCCGCCGCACAACCTGCGGGAGGTGGTGAACAGCGCCTGCCACCTGATCGACGACCCCGACGCCACCGTCGCCGCCCTGATGCAGAAGGGCGTGAAGGGGCCGGACTTCCCCCTGGGCGGGCGGATCGTCTCCGACCGCACCGACATCCGCACGGCGTACGAGGAAGGCCGCGGCTCCATCAAGGTGCGGGCCATGTGGGACTTCGACCCGGAGGACGACCAGCAGAAGGGCCGCCGGAAGGCCCAGCCGGCCCGGCTGGTGATCGACAGCCTGCCCCACGGCGTGACCAGCGGGGCGGTCATCGGCGAACTGAAGGCCCTCGCCGAGAGCCGCAAACTGCCCCAGATGCTGGAGGCCGACGACGAAACCGACCGGGCCCACGGCCTGCGGATCGTGGTCACGGTCCGGGGTAAGGAGGACGCCGAGGCCGTGATGGCCTACCTCTATAAACACACCGCCCTGGAGCAGAACTTCGCGGTGAACCTCACCGCCCTGGTGCCGGACGACACGTTCGCGGCGAGCGAGGATTACAACGCCGAGGCCCTGCAGGGCCTCGGCGTGAAGGAAGCGGGCGACGACGACCCCGCCGAGACCGCCCTGATCGACGGCGGCGCCGACGTCCCGCTGGTCCCCCGCCGGCTGGACCTCAAGCAACTTCTGCGGGTCTTCCTCGACTTCCGCCTGCAAACCGTCACCCGCCGCCTCAAGCACGATCTGCGGGCCCTCCGCCGGCGGATTCACCTGCTGGAAGGGTACGAAATCCTGTTCAGCGGCATCGACCGGGCGCTCCGGCTGATTCGCGAATCGAACGGCAAGGCGGACGCCCGCGAAAAGCTGATGGACGCCTTCCCGCTGGACGAGCGCCAGACGAACTCAATCCTGGAGATGATGCTCTATAAGATCTCCCGACTGGAGATCGACACGATCCTCGGCGAACTGGCCGAGAAGCGGGCCGAGGCCGACCGCCTCGTCAAGCTGCTGAGCGACAAATCGGCCCTGTGGGCGCTGATCCGGACCGAATTGAAGGAAATCGGCGACCGCTTCGGCGACCGCCGCCGCACCACCTTGGGCGGCAGCGAGGAGGTCGAGGAGTTCGACCCCACCGCCTATATCGTGCGGGAGGACACCAACGTCGTGCTCACCCGCGACGGCTGGATCAAACGGCTGGGCACCATCAACGCCGTCGACGCCCTCCGCACCCGCGAGGGGGACGAAACCCTTTGCGTGCTGGGCGCCAGCACGCTGGACGCGATCGTCTTCTTCGCCGAGGACGGCACCGCCTATACGTTGCCGGTCGAGCAGATCCCCGCCAGCACCGGCTACGGCGAGCCGCTGGGCAAGCACGTTAAATTGGACGACGGGGTCAAGATCGTCGCGGCGATCAGCACCGACCAACGCTTCACCCCGCTGGATTTCGAGGTGGAGGGCACGCCCTCGCTGGCCCCGCACCTGTTCGTCGCCACGGAGCAGGGGCAGGTCTCGCGGGTGGGGCTGTCCAGCTTCCGGGACGTCAGCACCCGGGGCGGCCGCAAGTTCCTGCGACTGACCGGCGACGACCGCGTGATCCACGTGGAGCGGGTCGACGGCGCCGAGAGCGTCTTCCTCGCCACGAAAAAGGCCCGCGTGCTGCACTTCAAAGTCGACAGCGTCCCGGTGCTCGCCGGCCCCGGCAAGGGGGTGAAGGGCATCGACCTGGAGAAGTCCGACGCCGTGCTGGGCGCCCAACTCTGCCGCCGCCCCAGCGACGTGCTGCACGTTTTAAACGTGAACGAGAAAGAGTTGCCGTTCGGCCAGATGAAATACACCCCTACCGGCCGCGGCGGCAAGGGGGTGAAGACCAGCCAGCGTACCGGCTTCAAACAGGTCCTCCACGAAGGCCCGGACCTGGTGGACTGGGCCGCGGCGAAGTAG
- the mqnE gene encoding aminofutalosine synthase MqnE, translating into MPAFADPADPRLQTIEAKVHAGERLSFEDGLFLDESVDVLTLGRLANEVRERRWGDVAFYNTNLHLNPTNVCIYRCKFCAFRADLRDERAYTVDEKIIHDRVAEAQRKGATEIHVVGGLHHKKKFDWYVDVIRTIHDAWPELHIKAWTPVEIHWFAHMTKKPYEWIFEQLIDAGLGSLPGGGAEIFDPEVRSQICEHKADSKQWFDVHDAAHRAGLRSNATMLYGHVEQAKHRVDHLIRLRDQQDKTGGFQTFIPLAFHPENTKLDHIPKPSGMTDLRMIALSRLMLDNFDHIKAYWIMLGEKTAQTALAFGADDLDGTVVHEEIYHDAGATTPEGLTVEQLHRLIREAGREPVERDTLYRRVLRDEAEPVKWRVGEPVAPLTAA; encoded by the coding sequence ATGCCCGCCTTCGCCGACCCCGCTGATCCCCGCCTCCAGACGATCGAGGCCAAAGTCCACGCCGGCGAACGGCTGTCCTTCGAGGACGGCCTGTTCCTGGACGAATCGGTCGACGTGCTCACCCTCGGCCGGCTGGCGAACGAGGTGCGGGAGCGCCGCTGGGGCGACGTGGCGTTCTATAACACCAACCTGCACCTCAACCCGACGAACGTCTGTATTTATCGGTGTAAGTTCTGTGCGTTCCGAGCCGACCTGCGGGACGAACGGGCCTACACCGTGGACGAGAAAATCATCCACGACCGCGTCGCCGAGGCCCAGCGGAAGGGCGCCACGGAGATCCACGTCGTCGGCGGACTGCACCACAAGAAGAAGTTCGACTGGTACGTGGACGTGATCCGCACGATCCACGACGCCTGGCCGGAGCTGCACATCAAGGCGTGGACGCCGGTGGAGATCCACTGGTTCGCCCACATGACGAAGAAGCCCTACGAGTGGATCTTCGAGCAACTGATCGACGCCGGCCTGGGCAGCCTGCCCGGCGGCGGGGCGGAGATCTTCGACCCCGAGGTGCGGTCGCAGATCTGCGAGCATAAGGCCGACAGCAAGCAGTGGTTCGACGTGCACGACGCCGCCCACCGGGCCGGTCTGCGCAGCAACGCGACGATGCTCTACGGCCACGTCGAGCAGGCGAAGCACCGCGTCGACCACCTGATCCGCCTCCGCGATCAGCAGGACAAAACCGGCGGCTTTCAGACCTTCATCCCGCTGGCCTTCCACCCGGAAAACACCAAGCTGGACCACATCCCCAAGCCCAGCGGGATGACGGACCTCCGCATGATCGCCCTGAGCCGGCTGATGCTGGACAACTTCGACCACATCAAGGCGTATTGGATCATGCTGGGCGAGAAGACGGCCCAGACGGCGCTGGCCTTCGGCGCCGACGACCTGGACGGCACGGTGGTGCACGAGGAGATCTACCACGACGCCGGCGCCACCACGCCGGAGGGCCTGACCGTGGAGCAACTGCACCGCCTGATCCGCGAGGCCGGCCGCGAGCCGGTCGAACGGGACACCCTCTACCGCCGCGTGCTGCGGGACGAGGCGGAGCCGGTCAAGTGGCGCGTCGGCGAACCCGTCGCCCCGCTGACGGCCGCGTGA
- a CDS encoding DNA gyrase/topoisomerase IV subunit B has translation MSAAVAPANRLTKSVKAVAPSSYGAADIEVLEGLEAVRRRPSMYIGGVDNRGLHHLLWEVVDNCVDEFLAGHTDKIEVVLEKDGQAVRVRDWGRGIPVDDHPKYKRSALEVILTTLHAGGKFSDKNYARSGGLHGVGSSVVNALSSRMTAIVHRDGYEWVQHYKRGVPVGPVEREREFRGTGTEIVFRPDQQIFKQTRMNPEIIKTHLEDISYIHAGLHIKFTDEAKKETVEFVQPDGIKAYLDKLCKEGKRRFVHEEPFTAEKDDGSIKVELALRWTEATDEQVRSYVNGIRTHAGGTHESGLRAGILKAVRNYMSTHEKTVKGVTIGPEDIREGVTCILSAFHGDPMFQGQTKEKLNNPEMTAFVEGVVRQGVETWMNNNPSVADAVLARLVMAARARAASRAAAADVRGKSGGKKRGALPEKLLDCRGKEIEKNELFLVEGDSAGGTAAMGRDGVTQAVLPLRGKILNTEGLSTGKVLKNAEVKSVVEALGAGIGPNFDESRLRYGRIILLMDADSDGYHISTLLLTFFFRHMPRLVQSGKLFLAQPPLYRISVGNRTEYAMDDAAKEALLAEVPAGRKVEVLRFKGLGEMDSEQLRETTLDPDTRTLLRVDVESQFEADAAFTQLLGKDAGERYRLIMESASLADDLDL, from the coding sequence ATGTCCGCCGCCGTCGCTCCCGCCAATCGCCTCACCAAAAGCGTGAAAGCCGTCGCGCCCTCCTCTTACGGGGCGGCGGATATTGAAGTGCTGGAGGGGCTCGAAGCCGTCCGCCGACGGCCGAGCATGTATATCGGCGGCGTCGACAACCGCGGCCTGCACCATTTGCTGTGGGAAGTCGTCGACAACTGCGTCGACGAGTTCCTCGCCGGCCACACCGATAAAATTGAGGTCGTCCTCGAAAAGGACGGCCAGGCGGTGCGCGTCCGCGACTGGGGCCGCGGCATTCCCGTCGACGATCACCCCAAATACAAACGCAGCGCGCTGGAGGTGATCCTCACCACGCTGCACGCCGGCGGGAAGTTCTCCGACAAGAACTACGCCCGCAGCGGCGGCCTGCACGGGGTGGGCAGCAGCGTCGTGAACGCCCTGAGCAGCCGGATGACGGCCATCGTCCACCGCGACGGCTACGAGTGGGTCCAGCACTATAAACGCGGCGTCCCCGTCGGCCCGGTGGAGCGGGAACGCGAGTTCCGCGGCACCGGCACGGAAATCGTGTTCCGCCCGGACCAGCAGATCTTCAAACAGACCCGGATGAACCCGGAGATCATCAAGACCCATCTTGAGGATATCTCCTACATCCACGCCGGACTGCACATTAAGTTCACGGACGAGGCGAAGAAGGAGACGGTCGAGTTCGTCCAGCCGGACGGCATCAAGGCCTACCTCGACAAGCTGTGCAAGGAGGGCAAACGCCGCTTCGTCCACGAGGAGCCCTTCACCGCGGAGAAGGACGACGGCAGCATTAAAGTGGAGCTGGCCCTGCGGTGGACCGAGGCGACGGACGAGCAGGTCCGCAGTTACGTCAACGGCATCCGCACCCACGCCGGCGGCACCCACGAGAGCGGCCTGCGGGCCGGCATCTTGAAGGCCGTCCGCAATTATATGTCCACCCACGAGAAGACCGTCAAAGGGGTGACGATCGGCCCGGAGGACATCCGCGAGGGCGTGACCTGCATCCTCAGCGCCTTCCACGGCGACCCGATGTTCCAGGGTCAGACCAAGGAGAAGCTCAACAACCCGGAAATGACCGCCTTCGTCGAGGGCGTGGTGCGGCAGGGGGTGGAAACGTGGATGAACAACAACCCCTCCGTCGCCGACGCCGTGCTTGCCCGCCTGGTGATGGCCGCCCGCGCCCGGGCCGCCAGCCGGGCCGCCGCCGCGGACGTGCGGGGCAAATCCGGCGGCAAAAAACGCGGCGCCCTGCCGGAAAAGCTGCTCGACTGCCGGGGCAAGGAGATCGAAAAGAACGAACTGTTCCTCGTCGAAGGCGACAGCGCCGGCGGCACCGCGGCGATGGGCCGCGACGGCGTCACCCAAGCCGTGCTGCCTTTGAGAGGAAAAATCCTCAATACGGAGGGTCTCTCCACCGGCAAGGTATTGAAGAACGCGGAGGTCAAAAGCGTGGTCGAGGCCCTCGGCGCCGGCATCGGGCCGAACTTCGACGAGAGCCGCCTCCGCTACGGCCGGATCATCCTTCTGATGGACGCCGACAGCGACGGCTATCACATCTCGACGTTGCTGCTCACGTTCTTCTTCCGCCATATGCCCCGGCTGGTGCAAAGCGGCAAGCTGTTCCTCGCCCAACCGCCGCTGTACCGCATCAGCGTGGGGAACCGCACGGAATACGCGATGGACGACGCCGCGAAGGAGGCGCTGCTCGCGGAGGTCCCCGCCGGCCGTAAGGTGGAGGTCCTGCGCTTTAAAGGGCTGGGCGAGATGGACAGCGAACAGCTCCGCGAAACGACCCTCGACCCGGACACCCGCACCCTGCTGCGGGTGGATGTGGAAAGCCAGTTCGAAGCCGACGCCGCCTTCACCCAGCTGCTCGGGAAAGACGCCGGCGAGCGCTACCGCCTCATCATGGAGAGCGCGAGCCTGGCGGACGACCTCGATCTGTAG
- a CDS encoding methyltransferase domain-containing protein yields the protein MSPALAAPSPDAAPASPPPADRRVARFAPVAAVIETLHASLSAAGPAQPVTVLDAGGFDSFWKALPAELVAKCRVTLLDPGLKKPPREARDPRFEYLTGDLCDLSRWRTGEFDLAFSQGALDHLGLYERQEHFAAELRRVARRYAVRTPNLWFPIDPDYRVPLWQFLPKRVQAAIVRRTAVGCVDRATTAADATRWVEETRLVTATELRALFPDARLHRERLGGLTKSFLVMGPERFLP from the coding sequence ATGTCGCCCGCCCTCGCCGCCCCCTCGCCCGACGCCGCTCCGGCCTCCCCGCCGCCGGCGGACCGCCGCGTCGCCCGGTTCGCCCCGGTGGCGGCGGTGATCGAAACTCTGCACGCCTCCCTGTCGGCTGCGGGCCCCGCCCAGCCGGTGACGGTGCTGGACGCGGGGGGGTTCGATTCCTTCTGGAAGGCCCTGCCGGCGGAGTTGGTGGCGAAGTGCCGGGTCACGCTGCTGGACCCGGGCCTGAAGAAGCCGCCGCGGGAGGCCCGCGATCCGCGGTTCGAATACCTCACCGGCGACCTGTGCGATCTGTCCCGCTGGCGGACGGGCGAGTTCGACCTCGCCTTTAGCCAGGGGGCACTGGACCATCTGGGCCTGTACGAACGGCAGGAGCACTTCGCCGCGGAGCTCCGCCGCGTCGCCCGCCGCTACGCGGTCCGCACGCCGAACCTGTGGTTCCCGATCGACCCGGACTACCGCGTACCCCTCTGGCAGTTCCTGCCGAAGCGGGTGCAAGCGGCGATCGTGCGCCGCACGGCCGTCGGCTGCGTCGACCGGGCGACAACCGCCGCCGACGCGACCCGTTGGGTGGAGGAGACCCGCCTCGTCACGGCGACCGAGCTACGAGCGCTGTTCCCCGACGCCCGCCTGCACCGCGAACGGCTCGGCGGGCTGACGAAGTCGTTCCTGGTGATGGGGCCGGAACGGTTCCTCCCGTAG
- a CDS encoding GNAT family N-acetyltransferase codes for MRLAAEYHAEQWWGGSENSNRAAGAVSMETKLRLGLQVALNGWIGDETRLVTAAWTRETVSIIVYTHGEIAAELAEDLREEVAQCLVPTLDPQYSGTPVVNVAFVRLDDPQPIPVKGIVIFSRRGVSLLDDVPPHFREIPFGSAEYRQEYELRDEVLRRPLGHRLADDDLSGEAEQLHFGLFDAESLLACVVAVPLAPGDVKLRQMAVRPDAHGQGLGRRLMEAVEQELTGRGVSRVTLHARATAVGFYEKLGYRRVGEEFVEVTIPHFKMQKDLTRKDCPPTAPAHA; via the coding sequence ATGCGGCTCGCGGCGGAGTATCATGCGGAGCAGTGGTGGGGCGGATCAGAGAACTCCAACCGAGCCGCGGGCGCCGTGTCGATGGAAACGAAACTGCGGCTCGGGCTCCAAGTCGCCCTCAACGGCTGGATCGGCGACGAGACCCGGCTTGTTACAGCGGCGTGGACGCGAGAAACCGTCTCGATCATCGTCTACACCCATGGCGAGATCGCGGCGGAACTCGCCGAAGATCTCCGGGAAGAGGTCGCTCAATGCCTTGTCCCAACTCTCGATCCGCAGTACTCCGGTACGCCAGTTGTCAACGTGGCGTTCGTCCGTTTGGACGATCCTCAGCCGATTCCGGTGAAGGGCATCGTGATCTTCAGTCGACGAGGAGTCTCGTTATTAGATGACGTCCCGCCGCACTTCCGGGAAATCCCCTTTGGCTCCGCCGAGTACCGCCAGGAGTACGAACTGCGGGACGAGGTGCTGCGGCGGCCGTTGGGGCACCGCCTTGCGGACGACGACCTGTCCGGCGAAGCGGAGCAACTGCACTTCGGGCTGTTCGACGCCGAGTCGTTGCTGGCCTGCGTGGTGGCCGTGCCGCTCGCGCCCGGGGACGTGAAACTCCGGCAGATGGCGGTGCGGCCCGACGCGCACGGTCAAGGGCTCGGGCGCCGGCTGATGGAGGCGGTGGAGCAGGAACTCACAGGGCGGGGCGTTTCCCGCGTCACGCTGCACGCTCGGGCGACGGCGGTCGGGTTTTATGAAAAACTCGGCTATCGGCGGGTCGGCGAGGAGTTTGTCGAGGTGACCATCCCCCACTTCAAGATGCAGAAAGACCTGACGCGGAAGGACTGTCCGCCGACGGCGCCCGCCCACGCATGA
- a CDS encoding cation transporter, which produces MSDPALPHADVRPRHPYRLPEDRRPKYARARRLEWWTLGWLASIIAVIYWAMGSSAAMQAAWIEDLLSLVPPIAFLWASRFEFRAPNDRFPFGYLRSMQIAYLGASVALLMLGGYLVVDALLTLAQGERPTIGATLPLGGWLFDDPIWAGWVMIAALIYSVIPPMILGRMKLKLADELHDDVLACDAKMNKADWMTGLAGAFGVLGVGYGWWWADAVAAGLIGLDVTRDGARGTAQVVADLMDHVPTGVGDRSADPLPGELREQLLALDWVEDVEFRLREQGRAVTGTIFVSPKADAVTTAEDLMNRLREAERLAETTHWRLYDLDVRPVRQLKTAVDRRAEPPG; this is translated from the coding sequence ATGAGCGATCCCGCCCTGCCCCACGCCGACGTCCGCCCGCGGCACCCGTACCGGCTGCCGGAGGACCGCCGCCCGAAGTACGCCCGCGCCCGCCGGCTGGAGTGGTGGACGCTGGGTTGGCTGGCCTCGATCATCGCCGTGATTTATTGGGCGATGGGCTCCAGCGCGGCGATGCAGGCGGCGTGGATCGAGGATCTGCTCTCGCTGGTGCCGCCGATCGCGTTTCTGTGGGCCTCCCGGTTCGAGTTCCGGGCGCCCAACGACCGCTTTCCGTTCGGCTATCTGCGGTCGATGCAGATCGCCTACCTGGGCGCCTCCGTCGCGTTATTAATGCTCGGCGGATATCTGGTCGTCGACGCGCTGCTCACGCTGGCGCAGGGGGAGCGGCCCACGATCGGGGCGACGCTGCCGCTGGGCGGCTGGCTGTTCGACGACCCGATCTGGGCCGGCTGGGTCATGATCGCGGCGCTGATCTACAGCGTGATTCCGCCGATGATTCTGGGCCGGATGAAATTAAAACTCGCCGACGAGCTGCACGACGACGTGCTGGCCTGCGACGCGAAGATGAACAAGGCCGACTGGATGACCGGCCTGGCGGGCGCCTTCGGGGTGCTGGGCGTCGGATACGGCTGGTGGTGGGCGGACGCGGTCGCCGCGGGGCTGATCGGGTTGGACGTCACCCGCGACGGCGCCCGCGGCACGGCCCAAGTCGTGGCCGACCTCATGGACCACGTGCCCACCGGCGTGGGCGATCGGTCCGCCGACCCGCTGCCGGGCGAACTCCGCGAACAATTGCTGGCCCTGGACTGGGTGGAGGACGTGGAGTTCCGCCTCCGCGAACAGGGCCGGGCCGTGACCGGCACGATCTTCGTCTCCCCCAAGGCCGACGCCGTGACGACGGCGGAGGATTTAATGAACCGCCTCCGCGAGGCGGAACGCCTCGCCGAGACGACGCATTGGCGGCTCTACGACCTGGACGTGCGCCCGGTGCGGCAACTCAAAACCGCCGTCGACCGCCGGGCGGAGCCGCCGGGGTAG
- a CDS encoding VOC family protein — MPAAPPSGATGSPPAASASAAAGSDTNRPRVTAFDHATLVAGDLDRTRAFYVGLLGMTEVPRPAFSFGGLWFATAPGGPPALHIIESHGPGTPRPDVPGPGSGPPGINEDGRSKQTRGPHLALRCDDPRAFEPLLDAAGAQFVRRAKRRPDGATQVFVCDPDGHVIELCSAPA, encoded by the coding sequence ATGCCCGCCGCCCCCCCGTCCGGCGCCACCGGTTCCCCCCCAGCCGCGAGCGCCTCCGCCGCCGCCGGTTCCGACACGAATCGCCCGCGGGTGACGGCGTTCGATCACGCGACGCTGGTCGCCGGGGATCTGGACCGCACCCGGGCATTCTACGTCGGTCTGTTGGGGATGACGGAGGTCCCGCGACCCGCGTTCTCCTTCGGGGGGCTGTGGTTCGCCACGGCCCCCGGCGGCCCGCCGGCGCTGCACATCATCGAGAGCCACGGCCCCGGCACCCCCCGGCCGGACGTGCCCGGTCCCGGTAGCGGGCCGCCGGGCATCAACGAGGACGGCCGCTCCAAGCAGACGCGCGGCCCGCACCTGGCGCTGCGCTGCGACGACCCGCGGGCGTTCGAGCCGCTGCTGGACGCCGCGGGGGCTCAGTTCGTCCGTCGGGCGAAGCGGCGGCCGGACGGGGCGACGCAGGTGTTCGTCTGCGATCCGGACGGCCACGTGATCGAGCTGTGCTCCGCCCCCGCCTGA
- a CDS encoding Uma2 family endonuclease produces MADAARRPFTVAELAERFGSLPAWRVRTKPYPGTATREDAERLRDAGDLCELVDGTLIEKTVSYVTSVIAIRVAWLLMDFVERHDLGWVGGSDGYVDLYGGTLQRAPDVSLVLDEQYPDGLPRRGYVEGAPALCVEVVSPDNTRPEMARKRREYFENGCRLCWTIYPATDDGPATCEVHTPLTDDGGTGPEDGAGTVLTEADDLTGGAVLPGFAVPFAKALRRGA; encoded by the coding sequence GTGGCCGACGCCGCCCGCCGCCCCTTCACCGTCGCGGAGTTGGCGGAGCGGTTCGGCTCACTGCCGGCGTGGCGGGTGCGGACGAAGCCGTATCCCGGGACGGCGACTCGAGAGGACGCGGAACGTCTGCGGGATGCGGGGGACCTGTGCGAACTGGTCGACGGCACCTTGATCGAGAAGACCGTGAGTTACGTCACGTCCGTGATCGCGATTCGCGTCGCGTGGCTGCTGATGGACTTCGTGGAGCGACACGACCTCGGCTGGGTCGGCGGGTCCGACGGTTACGTCGACCTGTACGGCGGCACGTTGCAGCGAGCTCCGGACGTATCCCTGGTGCTCGACGAACAGTACCCGGACGGACTCCCGCGGCGAGGGTACGTCGAAGGCGCCCCCGCACTTTGCGTGGAGGTGGTCAGTCCAGACAACACCCGGCCGGAGATGGCTCGCAAGCGGCGGGAGTACTTCGAGAACGGCTGCCGGCTCTGCTGGACGATTTACCCGGCGACCGACGACGGCCCCGCGACCTGCGAGGTTCACACGCCACTGACCGACGACGGGGGAACCGGCCCCGAAGACGGTGCCGGAACCGTGCTGACCGAGGCCGACGACCTCACCGGCGGCGCCGTGCTGCCGGGCTTCGCCGTCCCCTTCGCCAAGGCCCTGCGGCGAGGGGCGTGA